The stretch of DNA tgctgaggtgtctctcttctgtagtactgggaacgaatatcctgagtactgacagaagtctggtactggtttgtctctcttctgtagtactgggaacgaatatcctgagtactgacagaagtCTGGTACTGGCttgtctctcttctgtagtactgggaacgaatatcctgagtactgacagaaggctggtactggtttgtctctcttctgtagtactgggaacgaatatcctgagtactgacagaagtCTGGTACTGGCttgtctctcttctgtagtactgggaatgaatatcctgagtactgacagaaggctggtactggtttgtctctcttctgtagtactgggaacgaatatcctgagtactgacagaaggctggtactggtttgtttCCCGtcggtagtactgggaacgaatatcctgagaactgacagaaggctggtactggtttgtctctcttctgtagtactgggaacgaatatcctgagaactgacagaaggctggtactggtttgtttCCCGtcggtagtactgggaacgaatatcctgagaactgacagaaggctggtactggtttgtctctcttctgtagtactgggaacgaatatcctgagtacaAGCAGGTTTTTGGAGCTTTTCACCAGATTCCTGCTGATCTGTGCCCTGAGTCCCACAGTTAGTAGGCAGTGAGGCTTTTGGGTGGACCTCACTGACCTGAACCTCTGTGTTGGGAGAAAAGTCAATTATTTCGTCATAATTGACCTTAACTCCTCGTTCTACGATTTCAAACCAAGAAAGACTTTGTGTGGTCTCCATCTTTAAGACGTGTGAAATATTGACGGGTTTGAAGAGAAAACTGTGACAAAATTCTCAACTATCTGTCCCAAACAGTCAGAAAACTGAGGAGAAACAGTATGTATCGAGTCACGAGTGTTTGTGAGCTAGAGACTTGTCTCTGAGATCTGACGAATGCTGTTCTTTGGTCTCTGTGACAACCAAGAGTGATGTCATCAACTGCTGTCCTTTGATCTATGAACTCACCAAGTGAAGAAGAGCACTACCTTAATCCTTTTATGTACGTGCGCATGCGTGCGCgtatgcgtgcgcgcgtgtgtccaGATTCTAAattgtattttaatcattttattagAAGCTAAATGTTGCTGCTAATGTTTTTACTCTACAATCGGTGCaacacaaataaaagctgacacagAGAGTTAGCATGTTTGATTTTCTAAAACGACGACATTCGGGCAGAGTTCACGCAAGAAAAGCTAACTAATATAGTGCGATGATGAGAAAATAACCCGACACGAAACTAAATGGCAACTTTAATattaaatggttgttttctgctcgtAAATACTGAAAGCTTTACAGGAAAAAACGACTTACCGGTCTTATTTGAGGTACGTTTGAAAGTAATAACATTGGTGTCGCACAAAAATAACATCGGCGTCGCTTGATGATGACGTAGATTGAAAACTTAAACTTTATTGAAAAATAGATACAAACAAAATATTGTGCGCATGTTTTTCATGGACTGAAATTATTTTATGTGAATGTGGGACCAGAGTTAGCAGCAAATATCTGACCAAGGAAACGAGATGagtgaaacatttatttatttatttaataatttatttattatattttttacttttttttttaaagataatgAATGAAACATTAATAAAAACATCTCCCTGACCGTATCTTCCTCAGATGAGCTGGAGGTTAAATAAATTGTTGATCATTGTAACAACAGCCTCCACTGACTGTGATGGTATTGTTGGTTTAAAGGAttattggtggtattctaaaaccattaacttacatatttaatttatcctttcaaactggtttcctctgaAAGGCAATAGCCAAGAGGTTCAAGCAGGGTAATAAACATCTACAACTAAGGCCAGTGTCACTCCTTCCACAATGTTCAAAAATCCTGGAAAACTGTTGAAATGTAGGCTAGAAAACGTGTTAACTATATAAATGAAACACTAAACCATAGTCAGTACGGATTTATGGAAAAGAGGGacttgtgatatgaaacaagacaccAATCAACTAAAATGCATTGTTGTAAACACCTGCAAACGGCTCCTGAGCCTTTAATGGTCTCTTAGTCTAAGTTGCATTAATTTTGACTCTGGAAAATAAAATGTGCTCTAATGTTATTTTGTTTCTCTGACAGACTATATGTGTCATTTCATAAAATGTAATGCCCCCATccctactacacacacacacacacacacacacacacacacacacacacacacacacacacacacacacacacacacacacacacacacacacacacacagcaatgtaTTGATAAGAAAAagatagtaaaacaaaaaaaaaatacttttatatTTCCTGTGAATCACACGGGAATAATGTGAGAACCCAACCTGAGGTCAAAGGTGAGGTTTTGCTCAGAGGAAACCTACCTGAGACCTAACAAAGGAAGCCACAGACTCAGAATCACTGAACACTTTAATACATTTGAACGCTGAACCTTTGAGTTTATAATGACCTGAAACCCAACGTTCAGTCCCTGAAAGCAGAGAAAAGCTCCCGAAAAGTCTCGCCTCACATCGAGCAGAGCCATTTGTCCCTTTGGTTATGAACATCTAAACTATAAAATCTACAGCAGTACAACATGGACGATGGTGGTGGTCACATTCTTTACCGCCCCTGTGCTATTTACAGTTATAAGctaaatatgatttattaataGAAATCAGAATGAACGTGTGTGGTTGGCACCAGTCTGATCCACTGAACAGGAAATGATGCAACATTTGATCTGTTCAAGCTGATTTAGTCCTTATtaacacaaacaagcaaaacaCGTGTTTTCTAATAGAATTCAATTAACGCAATTTAATTAAGTGTTTGGACTTTATTATTAGGATTTTTGCATTTCTTAAGTTTTCATGTGAATTGTCAAAAATCCCATTTTTGCATCAATAGATGAATAAATGTGTGATTCTTTACTTcatctaaaatgtttaaatccagTTCCTTAGTGGTGCAGCAGAATGTTTCAGTCTGATCATCAGATTTTCTGCTAAAAGCCTAGATTTgtgttcaagtttttttttattgtctaaGAATATACATGAAGCCATAAAAATGATGCTAATCACTTAGCTTTTTTACTTGAGCCTGCTGAACACACATCCAGCTGTTCTGGGCTAACTTGGCACACAGCAGGAGCAGAATGATCTTTTTCCTCAGATAGATGCAAAAATACTAATGTGCATCTTCCTGTAAAGTCCAGTAGAGGGCAGTGTGGGGCAGTAAATAAACCCAGGTGATGTTCTGCAGCCTTACTGGGGTAGAGGTCACTGCGTGTTTCCATGAAACATTCATGTGTTCAGTTTTATCGGTGACTTTATCCTCTCAGCTTTCTGATTCTGTGACCTTTTTTTATCGcgacctccatccatccatccgtccagttCAAGAACCATAAACCCACGTTCTCCAAGtcaaacctgcagctcctccatcacctccatcactATTGTCCTGGGTCCAGTCAGGATCAGGTTACTGACGGTCCGGTAGTCGTGGCAGAAGACGTTCAATCCATTCACGGACACAACATACTGACACACCTGGAGACACGAGGACAGACAGGAGAGACGATGGAAACCTGACTGCTTTCATGTTTATTACATATTAGTCATTTCATGTGTTTTACACTAAAGATCAGTTCTTCAAGTCTGAGCCTTAAATAAATCTAAAGATTGACACACATTGGATTAGCCACGGATTGACAAATGATGGTGTTAAAGCTGTTTTAGTCAAATCAAAGACTCCATATTAAATCATTTAAATATCTTTACTTGGagtttgggttgtgaaggaaactTCTGCTCAATGTCTGTAAAACTGACTCAGACATTTTTGTATTCAATTCCAAAAGTCAGCCACGCGTGGATGAACATCCATTCATTAGTTTTGAAGAGTTTCATTAGAATCCAGAAGTGGTCCATGAAGattttgcaaaaataaaaaaacacgaaTGCACAGGTGAATGAATCAAACACTCCCAACACAACCTGTGGAAGGATTTTCCCTTTATCTGTTGTGCTTTTGACTTGATACTGGCTGGTTTAGATTCCCTTTGAAACAGAAAAGCTCAGTTTTTCTGTATGATTGCTGCAGCCAGCACATTTCCGTACTGACGCTCCTCAACTGTGATCCTCAGAGAAAAAAGCTCATTTCACAGTTTTAGCTAAACATTCAAATAATGTTTATTCTAGGTGttcagcagtggcggctggtgacaaatatttttggtggggctgtgctattttttatttttaaacaaacttgtgctttctgagctttgtgcacaacttcactatttcctgaattaagcacagctcttttatttcctgtcttacatcattggacaaactgattaatccaggtgtgtctgactattggcacgctgccttgcggaccaaggttgaaaaatactgcattaaattgcacataaaataacatgaccataaatggtaaataggcaatgcaagaggcaagtaacaaaaacattttgtttaatttcaacaattgagtgaacacgaaaaattatgagcaggtaactgttacagtaatggtagtaaacaccacttaaaaatgccagaaatttacactgttaaatatttctggagtgttgtgccaaggtcaactttatacaaagatcaagtggatgcatttgtgtgtgtgtgatacctcatttgaacAGAAatgttgcccttctgtccttctgagtggcaaagctctcgatgagctttttattgaagtcaggaatgtttgtgacaagatttttttccatggagagcatggcaagagcattcagcccatcctgtgtcatggtgttcctcaaggaaagtcttaatcctctttaaagtagataaataaaaaaaaacagataagtacataggaaacactttcataggaaataatgtcatcagtatcctcttacaaatgtcatatttcccagtttttgggacaataaaacatttctgattctcaatcagatgtttttacatttgaggtaaaaacatctgattgagaatcagaaatgttttattgtcccaaaacctgggaaatttgtttgctgcagcagaagtgtaacaagtaaaatggaatcagattgatgtatgtacaaatttacatgaaatacacatttacatgattaaatatgtataataagtatgcatgttgaaatgagtttttacagttattgcacattaaacaatgtacatgttattaaacaaatgtcccggtttgtgggacaagcaaggatttctgattctgattgtcttgttcacagaaatgtaatgtacagcttacctctgcacccagctgctgttctccctgcatggcaacgttagctctgctgcctagcatggctagcttcaccgtgttgttgtcaatGTGTGcccggatgactcgtgtttcttcaccttctcatgtctgtaactcctgactcatccatgccttatctgtcccagccgttttgaataacaaacacggaaagcaaaataacacattagcgtgattgcatccagctagccactgcttcctggtataccaattttgggagaagcctagtgtgtacagtttacctctctcctcctcctgctggcttatctttatgtcgggctgatctggtccaagctctttgacattaagtttttccaccatagttctcctctcgaacggatactggagaagggactgaactgaattcagtggctgctgagatccggcagcgtccatgttacatctgcatcacgaccgaccaaaaacgactctgccgggttctaccgaacaccaacgaaagcttttggcggtagctctatcgcccatcatgcttctgaaacaacgtcgatgctgattggatacattcccattcctacccttggattttcttgtcagcaattggacggctgatcccgtcctgtttgggcgattcaaaaacagcacacagcctccaccgctcggcagagaccggcagagaccaatatatatatatatatatatatatatatttatttatttatttatttatttatttatttatttatttttgtcacatagcattcatggactagtctaccttgactcacgacagggatggctgttgttggtttagggtccaggaaacagcagacaatgtCTCCAACAGtataagctaatcgttagcattagctacttcagGCAAatcctcaactctgatgtggctcatttctacttcctgaaactggtgcaccagagctctcttttccccagagtatgacttacaaggccttcattactactagagaccactgcaaatgtattgattaaacgagggaTCCCCATCTTTAAAGAGCTCATAATAAAATTAGATGGTTGAATTGTTTCAGAGTTCTTGAGCTGCTAATGACCTCTGACAAATAACTAGATGCTTTCAAGTGCTTAATTAGTAATTGTTCAAAAATATATCTATTTATGTCAATCTTTTAAACACCATTGTTGTTACTGTTTTATCTGAAGATCTGAATAAAGATGTATTGAGGGAGAGAATGCACTCATCTAGAAAACATTtagtaattatttaaagatgcaagcCTTAATAAACTTTAGTTATTTTTATTGCACAAATTAATTAATGCACGAGAGAGCTTCAACGCAGAAATCACACAAAGACATTCTGTTTTACAATGAGTTCAAACATTATAAATTAAAAAGcataactatttatttacagatttaaattgtttgtgttgatatattttgaaaataaatataacaataaatatataaatagtcCAAAACATTATGGAGTTCATGCAGTTTAAGATGACTTTTGAATTAGCTATCTATCTATGCATCCACTAAGTCATAAAAGTTACATCCATATAAACACACATCTTTAGTTTTATTGTTCCCTCTTTTGCTGTTTGTCAGTATGAAAAGCAAAGCACAGCTTGGGTTAGACAAGTTGACTTGAACGTGATCAGCCAGGTAGACAGTCTTTGCTAAGAGACACTCAAATCATGGAGTTCTTCAGTCTGTCAAAGATCTGTTGGACTTTGATAGCAGGGACACAGCCTTCTCTCACAATGGTGATGACTCCTGAACGAAGGTTAGAAGAGCttcagttagaaacttgaccttaAACAGCCCCAGTAGGAAGAAATCATGGCCCCTTACCTTCATCAAtcctcagacagttgaccacagtTGAAGCAACTACTTCATTCGAGTCACCATCACAAAGTACTCCTTGGATCTTGTGTCCCAGTCGACTGCAGCAAAAGAAGCAGTTTGAAACAGTAATTAGTGTATGGTGCTAAAAGTTTGAGAGATGCGTTGTTTGTTAGTTTGCATTAAACTTCTTTGAGGAGACTCTTACTTAATGACCATGCTGTGGTGGGTGCTGTCTGATTCTCCACTGGGATTGGCTGATGTTATGGCCAGGGGTCCAGTGATGTCACATAGGTGGCAGGTCACGGTGTGGTCTGGGACACGGATCATGATGCTGTCTCTGGTACCAACACGGTCATAAGCAGGTCCAACTCCTACAGAAATGAGGTTAAAGTTCACGTAAAAACTGAAAACTGATACAGAATTCTGCCACTCAACATTCAAACACTCTACACTGCTGACCTAGTCTGAAAAGCCAGTCTCCTTTGCTGACAATGCAGCTGATGCCTCCAGGATACACATTCCTCATGAACTCCCACAGCAGAGGGCTGAAAGGAGGCCTGGCTGCAACCAGCTGTTCCGCACTGGAGATGCAAATGCATATAGGCTTCTCTGCAGGTCTGTCCTGCAAAAGGTCCAATTCAACAAGATGGTGACTTTATGAAAATGTATATTGCTGTTAAACAAGCCTCCTCTATCTTCTCACTTTAATGTTGTAGATTTTTTCTATCGCCTGAGGATTCTTGCAGGAAGCAGCCAGAGCGTACACAGTATCTGTGGgaataccacacacacacccgtcCTCGAGAAGTCGAGCTATCTTCAACAGACCGCCGGTGAGACCCGAGCTAGCCACCGGACAGGACGGCTCGTCACAAGCTTCCTGTTTCACTTtttcctaaaacaaaacacacacacacacacacacacacacacacacacacacacacacacacacacacacacacacacacacacacacacacacatttttgttaATTATCACGCTGAttcttaaaggtaggtcaatctaAACTTCAGTCATTACCTTTATTATGGGAGGACCCATTGGGATCACTCTTTGTGAGAAGATGCAGTTCATCAGTGAAGCCAAGGTGCCATAAAAGCAAATGATGGATACCAATGCAAGCATGGCAACTGCAATACATCATTTCTGGATGTTAGACTTTATttgttctgatgagagtcagtaTCGTAAATGCATAAAGTTTATAACAGGCGGTTTTAACTCACTTTCAAGTTGGTATGGAAGTCTGTGCAGGGTGGAGAGAAGGAAGCAGACAAGAACAACCTCCATGATTGTTGTTAGAAACAACAGAACCACGTTCCTATAAGCAGCTAATAgaagaaacaaaagtacaaaattaTGAATGAATAAAAACTGTGAATTCCAGCTCTGAAAGCAGATACTAGACCTTACCAATCAGCATGAGGAAGGCATTATTGACCAGTAAAGCAACGCTTCCAGCTGTGAATCCATAGGCTGCCTGGAGTGTTAGCATTCCTAATACTCCTGGTTCTCCGTAGAAACTGGCAGGAAACCCGTCTGCTGCCATGGTGTTTCTGTAGACAATCCAAACatatgataaaagtctaaaatggTAATCATCAACAACAACGTTAATATATGAATTTTAAAAGGAACCAATGAAAGATTgagcataatataatataatataatataatataatataatataatataatataaaacagTCCTTGCCTGTCATAAGTAGGCTGAGCCACTCTTGTCATGTAACTAATGCAAAAGTCATTTATTACGACGCTCCTCTAACAGGCTCTCTGAAGAGGAAGAatttattctaaatgaaaacaattttatCAATAGAATAATAACCCTTACATttctattattttcataattttgaAAAACTACAGGATATTGCAATAATAGTTTCAATATTTATAAATAAACTCTCGTCAGGGAGCATCCTTTATGCAGATTTAGGTCTGATTCAATCTACAAAGCAGAGTATATAATAATCTAGCTATATGTTTAAGGATTGTTGATGGGTGACATGcagaaacagaatatttactccTGTCAGcaataaaataaaagaacaaaGTTTTACCTGTTGAAGTTGTTCAGACTGATGGAAAGCTGAGTTGTGCTGAAGGAGGGACGAAGGTTTGCCTTAAATAGGATCTGTTTGTGTAAAGGAGGAGTTACTGAGAATTCCCCACTCTGTCACACAGCAGCATACTTACAGGTGGCATCACTGCCTTTCACTTTACACAAAAGTGTTTTTTCCTCCTTCTTTCTCCTTCCTCCCCCTCAAGGCTATTGATGATGGTGAACGTTACACCACAGATAATGACCCAGGTGGAAAAGCCTCATTCTGATGTGATGCAGGATTGCAAAAGGAACCTGCCCTTCCTGCTCCTTTGGTGTTTCCGGTCATTGTAAGTCCTGGACTATATAAGGCAGGTGGATTTTCAGCCACAAAAGCATCAGCATCCTTCACTGCTCAGCTGCTGCATCCAagagaaacaagaaacaagatcatTGTGACAGAAAGTTGAAGTCATGTTCTCCACGCTACAGGTACGATTACAGACATATTTATGCTTTTAGTCAGTTTTCAGACTCTAAAAGTGATGGTTTTAAGTCCTTTTCAAAtaaagaagtcataaaaatatctaaaagtAGAGGTTTGTTGTGCAGCCAAGGCAGGGAACTATAAAATAACTCCTGCTAATTGTTGAGGAGAACACTCATGCTGGGAAACACCTGTTACAACTCTACACTGGCTctttcaaacacaaacattaGATTAAAGACGTGAACAAGTAAATGCAGGAACTCATCAGCCTGTAGTCATCCTGAGATGTGAAAAATAACTGAAATGCTTTGTTCTGATTTATGTTTTGTCCCAAAGAAAACCATCAGACCAGTGCGGGCTGCCAGAAGACTGCATCACACTGCAGTGGAGGGTAAACAGATATGCtgactttgattaaaaataacaataataaccttAATTAATAACCTTTATTAAACAACTTTTATCTTTTCATTCCTGCAGTCCAGAAGCACCCAGCCCCAGAAGATACGGTCACAGCCAGTTTTGGGAAGTTCATCAGTGAAATAAAGCCTCAGCATTTGTCTCCGGTTGTGCTCCATCGCAGCAAAAGGGTGGTGCTGGACAGCATCGGGGTCGGACTGATAGGGAGCAGGACAGATGTGTTTGAGCTGTCTCTTCAGTTCTGCCAGGTGAGGCAAAGTGAAAGTCTGAGTCAGGTCCAACCCAAATACGTCCAGAACAGATGAGTGAATGTAGGGTTGTTTCTGTGTTTGTTCTTAGCACATGTATGCTCCGGATCACATCAGCTCTGTGTACGGACGCAGAGGGATCAGACTCTCCCCAACACTGGCAGCTTTCGTTAATGGAGTAGCGGTGAGGAACataagtggaaaacaaccatatATAAATAACCACATAAACATCAGTGGAAACATTTTCTATAAACAGCTTTTCTCAGCTGTTGGTGCAGCGTGGCTCC from Nothobranchius furzeri strain GRZ-AD chromosome 5, NfurGRZ-RIMD1, whole genome shotgun sequence encodes:
- the LOC139069911 gene encoding threonylcarbamoyl-AMP synthase-like yields the protein MRNVYPGGISCIVSKGDWLFRLGVGPAYDRVGTRDSIMIRVPDHTVTCHLCDITGPLAITSANPSGESDSTHHSMVINRLGHKIQGVLCDGDSNEVVASTVVNCLRIDEGKGP